The segment GCCGGGAGGTACGCACAGCGCCGGTACCGCGACGGGCAGCAGGTCGCCCGCTTCGCGACCATGCCCACGCCCGCTGCCTTACAACGTGCGCGCGGTCGCTGCGGAACTCGTGGCATCGGCAGGCCGCGACGACCGTCGCCGCAGCTCAATCGTCCGTGGGCTCGACGTAGAGCATCACGCCGGCGAGCAGGCAGGCGAGCTGGCGGCGCTCGCCGTCGTCGAGCGATTTCGAGAGCCAGATGCGCCCGGGCCGCAGCACCTCGACGGCGGCTGCAGGCCCCTCGGCGCCGTCGACACGGAAGCCCGCCGGCTCGCCGGGGGACCACGCCGCGGTGGTCTCGTGGACGCTGGTGAGATCGAAGGTGCGCCCGGCGAGCGCCACCCGGCCGGCGTGATCACCGCGCCGGTCCTCGAGCTCGAGCCGCGCAGCCCCGTCGCCCACGCCGCAGGTGCAGACGAGGCGCGCGTCCTGGGAGCTCAAGCTGCCGGCCTTGCCGAGAGAGAGGCCCTTGCGCTCGGTGAGCGAGGTGCACTGCGCGGGAAGCTTCTCCGCGCGGTCCACGAACTGGAACGTGTAGGCCGTCCGGGTATCGTCCTTCGAGAAGCCGGCGACGCTGAAGCCGCTCCCCCGGTTCCAGTCCCGATCCACCTCGGCCACCTGGTAGGGCCCGAGTACGAAGGACTCGTCGACGAACGAGCCGGTCATAGAGCTGCGCTCGGTCGCCTCGAAGACCTCACTCTGCCGCGCCACGTCGCCGGGCGGCACCATGCGCAGCGTGGCGCAGCCCGAGCCACCGAGAAGCACCGCCACCACCGCCACCTGGAGGCTCGAAACGTACCTGGCCATCGTCTCTCCCCGGCGCTCGTCGTCGCCCTCGTCGGGACCTGCGAGCGCCTCGTCCCATTGGACACGCGGGGCGAAATTTCGGGCAAGCCGCATCTCCGGCAAAGGGCGTTCGGGATCAGAGCTGCGTCATGATCTCGCACCCCTCCCGCGTCACCACCACCGTGTGCTCCCACTGCGCCGACAGGCTGCCGTCCGCGGTGACCACCGTCCAGCCGTCGTCGAGGAAGCGTACCGCCGGGCCGCCGAGGTTCACCATCGGCTCCACGGTGATCGCCATGCCGGCTTTGAGGCGCGGGCCCGTGCCGCGACGGCCCGTGTGCGGGACGTGGGGTTCGGCGTGCATCTGCCGCCCGATGCCGTGCCCGCCCAATTCGGTGACGATGCTCACGCCTTCGGAGCGGGCGAGCTCCTCGATGGCAGCGCCGATGTCGCCGAGGCGGGCACCCTCGCGGATGACGGCGATCCCCGCGTCGCGGCAGCGGCGGGCGACATCGACCAGGCGCCTGGCCGTCTCGCTCGCCTCGCCGATGACGAAGGTGGCGCTGTTGTCCCCGTGGTAGCCGTCCAGGTTGGTGGTCACGTCGACGTTGACGATGTCCCCCGGCTCGAGGAACTCCCACTCGCTCGGGATCCCGTGGCAGACGACGTGGTTGCGGCTGGTGCAGACCGCCGCGGGAAAGCCCTGGAACCCGAGCTGGCTCGGGCGACCGCCGCGCCGGGCGGTGTCCTCCCGGACGAGGCGATCGATCGCGGCGGTGGACATGCCGGGGCGCAGTTGCGCGCCGACGAAGGCGAGGGTCTCGGCTGCTGCACGTCCGGCGCGCCGCATGCGCTCGATCTGGGAGGAGCTGAGGATCTCGATGGCCATCGCTCCTTCATGCGGCGAAGGGGCGTGGGGCGTCCAATACCCTTTCGATCTGCCTTGGGCCATTGCCCCCGGCGGCGCTCGGGGCGAGACTCCGGCCGTGAGCCTCTCCCAGATCCGCTATTTCGTTGCAGTCGCCGAGGAAGGCAACGTGGGCCGCGCCGCGCAGCGGCTTCATCTCGCCCAGCCGCCGCTGAGCCGGCAGATCCGCGCGCTCGAAGACGAGATCGGGACGCCGCTCTTCGAGCGCACGCCGCGCGGGATGACGCTCCTGCCGCCCGGGCGCGCCTTCCTCGAGCACGCGCGCTCGATCCTCGCCGCCGTCGATCGGGCGGTCGATGCGGCCCGGGCCGAGACCGCCACGGCGCCGGAGAAGAGATGACGACGCACCACGGTCACCATCACCCCCAACGCCATGGACATGCCCACGGCCATCACCACGACCAGGGGGCCCGCGCGGCGCTTCGTTACCTGCGGCTCCTCCCATGGATGTGGCACTCCGAGCTGAACGAGGCGGTGGTGCACGACCTCGCGCTCCAGCCCGGCGAGCGCGTCGTCGATCTGGGAGCTGGCGCCGGGGCAGCGACGGCGGTGGCGGCAAGGCGGGGCGCGCAGGTCCTCGCCGTCGACCCCATGCCCTTCATGCGCACGGTGCTCGGGCTGCGGCGGCGCCTGCATCGGCAGGGCGACGCCATCGAGGTCCGGGACGGCGCTGCCGAGGCGATCCCCGCCGCGGACGGAAGCGTGGACGCGCTCTGGACGGTGAACACCCTCCACCACTGGACCGACCGCGACGCCGCCGCGCGGGAGCTGGCGCGGGTGCTCGTGAAGGGCGGGCGGGTGCTCCTGCTCGACGAGGCGTTCGACGACGCCGCGCATCCCGAGCACGCGCATTTCCAGGAGCGGCGGCGGCGCAGCGGCCTCCACTTCGACGAGGTGGATCCGGCGTCGCTCGCCGAGGCGTTGCGGGCGGCGGGCTTCGCCCAGGCCGAGGGGAGCCGCACCCGTTTCGCCGGGCGGCCGGTGAAGCTGATCCGCGCGACGCGGTAGAGGCCCCTTCGTTCGTCATGGGGGGCCGGCCCGGAGTCGCGATTGCGGCAAGCGGTGCCACCGCGCGGCCGCCGCGTTCCGTACGCGGGCTCGTCCCCCCCGAGAGACCAGCGATGCCGCCGAACCACTGTGGAGGCGGGAGATCGGCGGCGCCTACATCAGCGGGTGACCGAGCTCCTGTCCACATACATCCTTGATACACCGCCGTAGCCAACGATGCGCCGGGTCGGCGTCGAGGCGCGGATGCCAGAGCAGGGAAACGACCATCTCGGATGTGCGAAAAGGCAGAGGAAAGCTGTGCATCCCGGCACGCAGCTGCGCCGTATGCCGCTCCGGAACCGTGGCGATCATGTCCGTGGAGCGTACCAGAGCGAGCGCCGTCGCGAAGCCGCCCACGATGGCGACGATCTGGCGTTCGAGTCCGAGAAGCTCCAGCGCGCCGTCGACCGGCGCCGAGGCGACGCCCGGCTGCGCGGCGTGCCGCGCGACCTCTACGTGCTGGCCGCTCGCATAACGCTCTGCCGTGATCGCCCCCTGCGCGAGTGGATGCTCCGCTCGCGTCACGCCGACGAAGCGATCGCGGAACAACGCCTGCGCACGGACCTCGGGGCCCGTCGCCTTCGCGATGACACCGGTTTCCAGATCGACCGTCCCGCCGCGCAAGGGAGCGCTGTCCCTGTCCAGCTTCGGCACGAACCGCAGCATCACGCGGGGAGCCTCCGCGCTCACCCGACGCAGGAGCGCCGGGCCGAACGTCTCGACGAACCCTTCGCCGGTGCGCAGGGTGAAGGTCCTGGAGAGCTCCGCGAGGTCGATTTGCGCAGCGGGTCGGAGGATGGACTCGGCTTCCTGCACGATCCGGCCAACCTGCTCGCGGAGCTCGGCGGCGCGCGGCGTCGGTACCAGGTCGCGTCCTGCCCTGACCAGAAGCGGGTCGCCGGTGGTCTCCCGCAATCGTGCCAGGGTTCTGCTCATCGCCGATGCGCTGAGATTCATCCGGCGCGCTGCCGCGGCGACGCTCCCCTCCTCGAGGAGCACTTCGAGGGCGAGCAGAAGGTTCAGATCGGGGGGAGACACCGGGCAAGGTTAGCCATGCGGCCCCTTGACGTCAAAGGCGCGATCCGACTCCGTCTGCCGGTCTGCCGCCCAGCCTGCGGATCAATGGACCGGCTGCGTCTCCTCGGGAAGGCGCAGCAACTCGTCCACCACACCGTGAACCTGTGCGAGCTGCAGCAGCGCCTGGTCCATGAGCGGGAGGACCTTCGCAGCCGACTCCTCCGGTGCCAGCCGCTCGATCCGCGCCAACACCCCCTCCATCGCGTCGATCGGCGGCACCATCGCCTGCGACGCGCTCGCGAGAAATTCGTCCCGGAAACGGATCGCGTCGCGGACCTGGGCGTAGGCCGCCTCCGCCGCCCGGCGTGCTTCGCCTTCTTCGACGAGAAGCCGGTCGCGTTCCTGCTCCGCCCTTCGCCGGCTCGTAATGTCGCGGAAGCTGCTCACCCGTCCGACGACCTCGCCGGCCAGGAGGTGCGGGCGGCTGTAGCGCTCGAAGATGCGCCCATCGTCGAGCTCGATCTCCTCGTCCGACTCGGCGTCGATGTGGCGCTCGAGCCAGCGCACGCGCTCCATGAAGTCGGACCGATGCTTCACCCGGCCTACGATCGAGGCGATGGCCGACTCGTCGTCACGGTCCTCGAGCAGCTCGCTGCCTATCCCCCAGAGCTCCAGGAAGCGCCGATTCCAGGCGACGATCCGACGCTCCCGATCGACCACGAGGATGCCGTCCGCGGTTGCGTCGAGGGTCGTACGCAGGATCGACACCGCCTCCTCCAGGCGCCTCCGCGTGTCGTTGCGGGCGGTGACATCGATCGCCGTGATGAGCACACCGCCCACGCTTCCGTCGGCCCCCCGGACAGGCGCGCTGGAGAAGCTCGCTTCGAGCCAGCTGCCGTCCTTGCGGAGCAGGTGCGCATCGCCGGCGCTGGCGCGCTCGCCCCGCAGCAGCTTCGCGAAGCGTGCAGCAGAGGCGCCGCTCTCGCGGTCCGGGCGGAGCGAGGCGTAGGGTCTTCCCAGAAGATCCTCTTCGGCGTACCCGGTGAGACTGGTGGATGCTTCGTTCACCCGAACGATCCGGCCCTGTCGGTCGAGCACGAAGAGCATCACGCCGGTGGCCTCGATGACGCGCTCGCTGAGCGTCCGCTCCGCCTCGAGCGCGGCGGACCGGTCGGCAACCCGCCCCTCGAGCTCGGCGCGCTCGCGCTCGATCGCCTTTCGGGCTTCTTCACGCTCATGAAGGGTCGCCGCGAGCAGCAGAAAGGCACCGGAGAGGACGACGATCGCCAGGTGGAGGCGACGCATCGCCGCATCCCCTGCATCCG is part of the Vulgatibacter sp. genome and harbors:
- the map gene encoding type I methionyl aminopeptidase yields the protein MAIEILSSSQIERMRRAGRAAAETLAFVGAQLRPGMSTAAIDRLVREDTARRGGRPSQLGFQGFPAAVCTSRNHVVCHGIPSEWEFLEPGDIVNVDVTTNLDGYHGDNSATFVIGEASETARRLVDVARRCRDAGIAVIREGARLGDIGAAIEELARSEGVSIVTELGGHGIGRQMHAEPHVPHTGRRGTGPRLKAGMAITVEPMVNLGGPAVRFLDDGWTVVTADGSLSAQWEHTVVVTREGCEIMTQL
- a CDS encoding LysR family transcriptional regulator — translated: MSLSQIRYFVAVAEEGNVGRAAQRLHLAQPPLSRQIRALEDEIGTPLFERTPRGMTLLPPGRAFLEHARSILAAVDRAVDAARAETATAPEKR
- a CDS encoding class I SAM-dependent methyltransferase produces the protein MWHSELNEAVVHDLALQPGERVVDLGAGAGAATAVAARRGAQVLAVDPMPFMRTVLGLRRRLHRQGDAIEVRDGAAEAIPAADGSVDALWTVNTLHHWTDRDAAARELARVLVKGGRVLLLDEAFDDAAHPEHAHFQERRRRSGLHFDEVDPASLAEALRAAGFAQAEGSRTRFAGRPVKLIRATR
- a CDS encoding LysR family transcriptional regulator, with protein sequence MSPPDLNLLLALEVLLEEGSVAAAARRMNLSASAMSRTLARLRETTGDPLLVRAGRDLVPTPRAAELREQVGRIVQEAESILRPAAQIDLAELSRTFTLRTGEGFVETFGPALLRRVSAEAPRVMLRFVPKLDRDSAPLRGGTVDLETGVIAKATGPEVRAQALFRDRFVGVTRAEHPLAQGAITAERYASGQHVEVARHAAQPGVASAPVDGALELLGLERQIVAIVGGFATALALVRSTDMIATVPERHTAQLRAGMHSFPLPFRTSEMVVSLLWHPRLDADPAHRWLRRCIKDVCGQELGHPLM
- a CDS encoding PAS domain S-box protein; translated protein: MKHVLLVENAWVAGLCVAASLLAQLFVFSPAALPVLPAGLGIALGIAVARGPRVAMGVLIGALAGSAIVASNQPQGASGRGLPAALLFGAAIAVASVVCGALLRSRGPASRLLFHVRGVIALTLVGGVLYPTLLTAVLAAESSIGGLGLSLLPASLTSFWIAASGAAMVVAPLVLAAPQLRGAPRRPWEMAACATTLVAACVWAFGPSGPSWLGHAPVHVLVPVLLWAAIRFGTRGTVVAVAAMAVAALATTALRLEPDAGDAAMRRLHLAIVVLSGAFLLLAATLHEREEARKAIERERAELEGRVADRSAALEAERTLSERVIEATGVMLFVLDRQGRIVRVNEASTSLTGYAEEDLLGRPYASLRPDRESGASAARFAKLLRGERASAGDAHLLRKDGSWLEASFSSAPVRGADGSVGGVLITAIDVTARNDTRRRLEEAVSILRTTLDATADGILVVDRERRIVAWNRRFLELWGIGSELLEDRDDESAIASIVGRVKHRSDFMERVRWLERHIDAESDEEIELDDGRIFERYSRPHLLAGEVVGRVSSFRDITSRRRAEQERDRLLVEEGEARRAAEAAYAQVRDAIRFRDEFLASASQAMVPPIDAMEGVLARIERLAPEESAAKVLPLMDQALLQLAQVHGVVDELLRLPEETQPVH